The nucleotide sequence CCAATAGCACGACCAATACCCAAAATAGCTCCTGCAGTAATCCCTGAAGCAGAATATGGAATCACAACTTTATAAATTGTTTGCCAATGACTTGCTCCCAAAGCCAAGCTAGCTTCTTTCATTGCTCTAGGTGTATTACGCATAGCATCTTCAGAAATAGTGATGATTGTAGGCAAAGCCATAATCGCTAACACCACACTTCCTGCTAAAGCCGTTTCTCCAACTGGTAAATTAAAAGTACTTTGTATTAAAGGAACAATAATAACCAAACCAAAGAAACCATAAACTACAGATGGAATTCCAGCAAGTAATTCAATTAAAGGCTTTAACAGGTTACGTGTTCTTTTATTAGCTATTTCACTCAAAAATATTGCAGCAGCAAGTCCGATAGGTAGAGCAATTAAGATAGCTCCAAAACTTACCCAAAGTGTACCATAGATTAAGGGTTTCACTCCCATTTGAGCAATTGGTTGAGCCGTAGGAAACCATTCTTCACCTGACAAAAAACTAGCAACCGTTATTTTATCTATATCTAATTCGACACCAGCAAAGTCTTTTGCCTTATAGGTTTCTGAGAAAAAAGCAATGATACCTGGAGTTTTAGCAATAAGTTCATTTATTTTTTGAGGGAAATATTCAAAATTTTCTCCCAATTCTTCTTCAGTATAATAATCTGTAATATCCGAAGTTCTGAACAATACGATGGCTCTATCTTCACCACCTAGTTCTTTCCAGTTTGTTATCTTTTGATCATAAACATCTTTGACTTGAGAAGGTGATAACTTTTTTACTGGATTAGTAGCTTCGACTGCTAACAAAAAACCATCATCAATAGGCTTTCTATTAAAAACACCAGCTCCTTCAATAAATAAAAAAAAGACAATCAACACTACTGTAATACTGGTAGTTACACTACTAAGCATCAAGATAGACTCAATTATTTTTTCTTTAATCTGCTTTAAATTTGTTTTCAAATCAGTAAATTTAATTTTTGACAAAATTACGCCAGACCTAGCCCTCTAATGTTCATACACCATTAACCTTATGTTAACTTAATGTTAAGCGAACTGTTTTTGTAAAGCAAGGATTACCTAAAAACTAAAAAGGCTACCCAAAATGGATAGCCTCATATAATCATGTAATAATTAACCTTTTACTTAGTTCAATGGTACATATCCTATTTCAGATACATTTTTCTGACCAGCTTCAGACAAAGCATAATCAATAATTGATTTTACTTTAGCAGCATTTGTTTTATTATACATGTAAAACAACGGTCTTGAAATTGGATATGTTTTATCTTTTGCACTTGCTACAGAAGGCTCAATGAAGTTTTTCCCTTGATCATAAGATACCGCTACTTGCTTCACCTCTTTAGTTTCATAAGCTAAACCTACGTAACCAATCGCTCCTTTTGTTTGACCTACTGCCTGAACAATAGCTCCTGTTGCAGGTAAACTCAAGATATCCGTTGCGTAGTTTTTCTTATCCATAACTTCTTCTTTAAAAAACTCATAAGTTCCTGAAGAAGATTCTCTAGAATAAGCAACAATTTTCTCATCAGCTCCACCTACTTCTTTCCAGTTTTTAATCTCACCAGTATAAATTTTCTCCAATTGCTCACGAGTCAATTTAGACACACCATTTGCTGGATTAACAATTACTGCTAATGCATCAAAAGCAATAATTACTTTTTCGATTTCAGTTTTAGACTCAGCAAATTTTAATTTTTCATCAGTTTTCAAATCTCTAGAAGCCATTGCAATATCAGTAGTTCCATCAATCAAAGCAGTTAACCCTACACCTGA is from Flavobacterium sp. NG2 and encodes:
- the pstC gene encoding phosphate ABC transporter permease subunit PstC, whose translation is MKTNLKQIKEKIIESILMLSSVTTSITVVLIVFFLFIEGAGVFNRKPIDDGFLLAVEATNPVKKLSPSQVKDVYDQKITNWKELGGEDRAIVLFRTSDITDYYTEEELGENFEYFPQKINELIAKTPGIIAFFSETYKAKDFAGVELDIDKITVASFLSGEEWFPTAQPIAQMGVKPLIYGTLWVSFGAILIALPIGLAAAIFLSEIANKRTRNLLKPLIELLAGIPSVVYGFFGLVIIVPLIQSTFNLPVGETALAGSVVLAIMALPTIITISEDAMRNTPRAMKEASLALGASHWQTIYKVVIPYSASGITAGAILGIGRAIGETMAVLMVTGNAAVIPNSFLAPVRTIPATIAAELGEAPNGGLHYEALFALGCILFIITFGINMLVELVTNRKSHKKH
- a CDS encoding PstS family phosphate ABC transporter substrate-binding protein, with product MNKFKLFLILPLIGMLSCGKAKTENKGEANAEAEVSVTIKGSDTVLPLAQKEAEELMKNDANVSITVVGGGSGVGLTALIDGTTDIAMASRDLKTDEKLKFAESKTEIEKVIIAFDALAVIVNPANGVSKLTREQLEKIYTGEIKNWKEVGGADEKIVAYSRESSSGTYEFFKEEVMDKKNYATDILSLPATGAIVQAVGQTKGAIGYVGLAYETKEVKQVAVSYDQGKNFIEPSVASAKDKTYPISRPLFYMYNKTNAAKVKSIIDYALSEAGQKNVSEIGYVPLN